GCTGCCGCGGCCGGCCTACCGCCCGAGAGTGATCACAGACGACGCCCAGGACAGCCGCAGCAGCGACCAAACCCGCCCGGCGCACCCGCCGGAAACCCCGGCGACCACACCGCCGCCGGGCACCATCCGAGCCGGTTCAAAAGCGCCCGCTAACCACCCTCACCGAGGCAGCCAGCCCACCCACCGACCGAGGAAACCAACACCCGAAACAGCAGCGCACCAGCTCCGAAATCCGCCACCGGCACCCCCCGGCCACAACCACGCCTCCCACCCGCCCTAACGCCGCACGGCGCACGCCTCACGCGCGCGTCGGCGGCGGGCTGGATCCACCAGGGGAACCAGCTGCGGTACCAGGACGGCGGCGGGGTGGAGATTGGTCTCCACCCCCAGCGGGACGGGACTGGCAGCAACAGGCCGCCGCGGGGGATCAGACCAGGGCCGCGCAGGGGCCGGCTAACCATGGACAGGCAGCAGCAGCGTGCGAGCTGCGGCGTGCGCCGGGGGAGAACCTCGAGGGATTCCAAGCCTCTAAGGGGGAGCGGGAAACAGTGCAGCAGACAGCACCAGGCGCAGGGACACTAGAAATATCTGCGTCGATATCGAAGCCCCGAAATCGCACCAGCGCAGAGCATCAGACTCCCAAGGGGGAGCGCCACGAAGACAAGAGCCACAACCCACGAGGGCACCGTCTCTGTGAGGCCGGTAACCCAGAGTGATCCCCCGTAGAAGAAGACACCTCCTACGAGAAGCCCCAAGATTGTCCGGAACTGAGTTTTCCTAGTCTTCTCAGCTCTCTCGGCAGAACTAGGCGCAATCGCCTTGACCCTCCGCTCAATCTCAGCATTCAGCGCGTCTTTTCCATCCCCCGGGTCTAGGGCACCACGAAGCTCAATCAGTTCCTTCAGCGCCGCGCGTTCACGCACGTCCCCCCGGACGCCGAAATAGGCTGTTACAACGACGACGAAGCACGAGGCGATTGCCCCCAAAATAATTTGCACTAGGGAATCCTATAGGTGAGTGCTCAGTCCGCAGGACCGGCGGCGGAAAATGGAAAACGAGTGAGCCCGGCATCCCACCGCTGGCAGCCGGGAACCGGCCAGTCGAACGCAGCTGGTCGGGCAGCGAACGATGCAATTTTCTCGGCGGTCAGGAGCTCCGCCAGCTGCCGGCCCAGCTCCCCTGCAGTCACGCGAGAACTCGCTCAACCCCCTCGACTTCCTCAGCGTTCAACGCATCGCCGATCCAGCCACAGCACGGTCGGCAGCTCGTGGTCGCTGTGGAAGGTGACTCCGTGGTCCTCTCCGTACCGTGCCCGTCGGCCATGGCGAGGACGTGGTCGCCTTGCAATCGGCATTGTTGACCAGGACGTCGAACACCGCCATCTGCCCCAGCACCGCAGTGTCCTCATGAACCAGTGAGGCGATCCTCCAGGTCTCGTCCTGGCCCTGGAGCACATCTTTCCACCCGCTGTCCGGCACCTTGTCAACAGCCACCAGGTTCACGGCGGTCTGCCCGGGATCGGTCTCCTGCCAGAGCTGGACCATGCCCTCGCCGAGCGGTCCGTCGCCCGGCCAGGGTGCGCGGCACGATGTTCCAGCCCAGCGCCTCTGACACCAGGTACGCGGCCCACCTCGCGGTGTGCCAGGCATCCGTCGGGAAAGCCCACAGCGGCTTTTCGCCGGCGAGCGGTTTGGAGACCACGACGGCGTCGCCGGTGCTGCCCAGGAAGTCGGTGTTGGATGCCGTCACCAGATCGCCTTTAAGTGTGCCCGTCGGGCTCAGCATCGTCGTCGTCCTCGAGGAAGACGCCGTCGTCCCCATCCACCTCTTCGAGGGGGTAGGGCTCGTCGACCACCTGCGTCGTCGTCGGGTCCCATCTCAGGGCTCACCACCCCGGCGCGGAACTGTTCCTGAACACCCTTGAGATCGTCATTGTCCACGAGTGCCAGGGGAATGCCGCTCGCGGGAACGGTGAGGCAACCACGCACCCACCCACCTCTGGTACCACCCGCCCCCGGCGCCTAGACTGACGGAGCCGTCTGAGCGCGCCGAACTGAGGAGCAGCATGCCCACGATCGCCGAGACCGTCGTCCACAACCTCGCTGCCAACGGGATCCAGCGGATCTGGGGAGTTCCCGGCGACTCCCTGAATGCGGTGACTGAGGCCATCCGCCGGGAGAAGGGCATCGAGTGGATGCTCACCCGGCATGAGGAGGAAGCCGCGTTCGCCGCCGCCGGGGAGGCGGCGCTGACGGGCGAGCTCGCGGTATGCGCGGGCAGCTGCGGCCCCGGCAACATGCACCTCATCAACGGGCTCTACGACGCGCACCGCAGCCGGGTTCCCGTGCTCGCGATCGCCTCGCACATCCCGAGCGACGAGATCGGCAGCCAGTACTTTCAGGAGACCCGGCCCACCGAGCTGTTCCGTGACTGCACGGTCTTCTGCGAGATGGTCCTGAGCCCCGACCAGATGCCGCGGCTGCTGGAGATCGCCATGCGGACGGCCATCGAGAAGAGGGGCGTCGCCGTGCTCGTGATGGCGGGCGACACCGCGCTGGAAGGCGCCGTCGACGAGCGCGTCTTCACCGTCCGCCGCACCGACCCCGTCACCATGCCCTCCCCGGCAGAGCTGCAGGAGGCCGCCGCCACGCTGAACTCCTGCGGGAACGTGACCATCCTGGCGGGCGCCGGCGTCGAGGGGGCGCGCGAGGAGGTCCTCGCCCTCGCCGACGCACTCGGTGCGCCGATCGTACATGCCCTCCGCGGCAAGGAATTCATCGAGCATGACAACCCGTTCGACGTCGGCATGACCGGCCTCCTGGGCTTCGCGTCCGGCTACCGGGCCATGGAGGACTGCGACGCACTGCTGATGCTCGGCACCGACTTCCCGTACCAGCAGTTCTACCCGAAGCACGCGAAAATCCTGCAGATCGACATCCGGGGCGAGCAGCTCGGCCGCCGCGTGCCGCTCACCCAAGGCATGGTCGGCGGCGTGCGCGAGACAGCGGAGGCACTGCTGCCGCTGCTCGAACGGAAGTCCAACCGCACCCACCTCGAGAAGTCGCTGGACCACTACCGCCGCACCCGGAAGCAGCTCGACGACCTCGAGAAGCAAGGTCCGGGCACCATCCATCCGCAGCACCTCGCCCACCTGATCGACAAGCTCGCCGACGACGACGCGGTCTTCCTGCCCGACGTCGGCACTCCGGTCATCTGGGCGTGCCGGCACCTGCACATCGGCGCGCGACGGCGGCTGATCGGCTCCTTCTGGCACGGCACCATGGCGGCGGCCACCCCCCTCGGTCTCGGCGCCCAGGCGGTGGACCGGAACCGGCAGGTTGTCATCCTCGCCGGCGACGGCGGCCTGGCGATGATGCTCGGTGAGCTGCTGACTGCGGTGCAGCACAAGCTGCCGATCAAGATTGTCGTGTTCGACAACGCGGCGCTCAGCTTCGTGGAGGTGGAGATGAAGGCGGCGGGCATCGTCAACTTCGGCACCGGGCTCGAGAACCCGGACTTCGGTGCGGTCGCGCAGGCTGTGGGGATGCACGGCGAGAGCGTCACGCGTCCGGAGGATCTCGAGGGCGCGCTGCGCCGTGCGTTCGCGTACGACGGCCCCGCGCTTGTCTCAGTCGCGGTGGAGCGGCAGGAGCTCTCCATGCCGCCGAAGATCGAAGCGAAGCAGGCCACCGGCTTTGCTGTCTACGCGATGCGGACGGTGCTTGCCGGCAATGGACGCGAACTTATCGACCTGGCAAAGGCCAACGCGCGGCAGCTGCTGTGAGTGATGTATGTGCCCTGACCCAATGAATTTACAGATCGGGGGAGCGGAGCTTTAGTCCAGAAAATAGGAGCTGGTTTTGTTCTTGCTATCCAGTATCTCGTCAGTGGGGACACCTAGCGCTCGTGCAAGATCAATCGATCCACGGAGCGCAATCTGAAGATCAGGCGAGAAAGCCCGTTCCAGGACTGCCAGGTAGTTGGATAGACCCTGGTTCAATTCGTCGACGAGGCGGCCGTACTGTGCCGCCAGCTCTTCATCCAGAGCGCGTTGGTCCGCGAGGTAGCCCTTAATTAGGTCCGCCTCGGTCCTGGAGAGTGAAGCGGAAACACACTGGTACATGATGGTGCCAACGGTATTGCCGATCACGGCGCCGATGACAGGAACCGGGATTAGTGCTTGTCCCACGAAGGACGACAGGGCGGCTATGGCAGCTTCCAGGCAAACGACTTCGGCGTTCTCGAGGAATTCGAGCGCGCCAAGCTCGCCATTACGTAGCCTGTGCGCCTGCTCTGCAATGCCGAAAGTAGCGGTAACGATTGAGCTGGCCACTGCCGCCGATGTGGCGGTGAAGTTTGTCAACGAGTAAACGCTCACACCTCTGACTCCGCCTCTAGCCACTCCAAGTCCTGATTCGGTGAGGATCTCGGCCCAGTCTTGGGCGCTGAACTCTTGGAACTGTTTACCTGCCTTACGTTTGGCCATAACTGCCAGTAAAAAACTCGTACCGCCTTCTAGCGTCGCAGCAACCAGAGAAGCCTTCGCTCCCTCCTCCAGCTTTGGGCGGCTTCGCTGGTAAGCGCGGTCACGCAACGCTCGGTCAGTGGATCTCAGCGAGTCCTGTTCGGACTCCAGGGTCGACGCGTATGTCCCTCTTTGTACGTCGCGATAGTCCAGCTTCGAGGGTTCCAATGATTCGATTTGGATCGATCCCTCGTTGAAGAATTTATTAATTCGCTGCCAATCCTTGAAGGACTCGCCCTTGCCACTGCGGGACACCAGCCTTCCCGCCTCCTCCGGGGACATGGAGTGCAGCCGTTGAACGGTCGTGAAATGATCTTGTGGGATCTGGTACCGACCACCGTTTTTGACATAGTCCGGATACCTTTTGAGATGTTCTTCCACCGCCGCGAGTGAGAAACTCCCTCCTGACATGGAGAACTTCTGCTGGATATCCACTCCGGCGCGCATGAGGTCCACTGGCCCGTTATCGTTCACCCAGGTATAGGTCGCCTTCTGGCCGCTTATCAGCTCTCTGGCGTTCCCTATTCCCAATTCGGCTATCTCAGCGATGAACCCATGCATTCCCTTTTGCCCGCCTCGATTGGTTGAGACGACTTCGAGATCGATCTTCAAGAGAGCATTATTGATGCTGGAAATCGCGTCGCTGAGGTTATCTTTTTGCGTAGCGAGCAACTCTAATAGGGCGTCCACTCGAAGCTGGTTTAGATAGTTTATCCAAGCGGCGGTCGCTTGTTCCTGGGTAGTCTGGGCGAACTTGTTCATGTCACTCGTCCGTGGTCTCCGGGTCAATCCGCCGGCCCAGCAGCGCGGCACAGGCCTTCGTGTTGTTCACCAATGTTGCGAGCCGCACATGATCCGCCTCATTTAGGGTGGCAAAATCAGCACGGTAAAATGTCAGACACTCTGCATATAGCGAGACCAAGCGGTTACGCAACGAAGAAGTCTCCTCTAACAAGGTTGCGATCTGAACATCGCTTTGTTTAGTTAGAGCGATGTTCTGCTTTATCGCAGTTAATGCTAGGTCTTTCGCAGCTCTATTCTCGAACTTTTTCTTCGAGAAGAGTACGACGGTTGTCAGCAGAGTGGCACCGGCGATCGTCCAGCCAACCGGACCGGCCAGGGCGAGCAGCGCACTCCCAGAGGCGGAACCAGCGCCGCCCGCGGTGAGAGCGCCTCCGCCAAGCCAAGCCAGCGCGGCATTGGTGGCGGCCGCGCCGGAAAGGGTGGAAATGGCAGTGCCCGTTGACGCGGTCCCAAACGTGGTCGCTGCCCACATTGCGGCGGTGGGGGCCACGCTGGCAATGGCGGCGCCCGCGGTGAAACCCGCCCCTGCTCCGACTGCCGATCGCCGTGCTGCCTCCAAGTCCTTTCGAGCAAACTCCTCGGCTTGCAGGAACTCCTTCTTGCGGAGCAGGATCTCGTCGAAATCGGCACGGAATGACTTCGGTGTGTTGGCGATACTGTTCACCAACATCTCGACAAGGGTGATCAGGTCGGCAGATCGTTCACGTTGCCGCATGAGCGACATGCCCTTGTCGCTCATCGCGGTGAACACGCCGTTGTATTCCGCCACAGCTTCGTCATATGAGTCGGGGGCTCTGGTGTTGAGTTCCTCGATCTTCTTTTTTGTCTGGCTGGTCTGGTCAACCAGGTGTGTCGACAAGACTCGACTGGTTTGGCGGACGCTCTCGGTGATCCTTCCGAGTCCGTCGAAGGCCTTGCCTTTGTCGTGTTTACCTTTGCCAGCATTGAGAGGTCCATCCATTGT
This genomic interval from Arthrobacter sunyaminii contains the following:
- the poxB gene encoding ubiquinone-dependent pyruvate dehydrogenase, translated to MPTIAETVVHNLAANGIQRIWGVPGDSLNAVTEAIRREKGIEWMLTRHEEEAAFAAAGEAALTGELAVCAGSCGPGNMHLINGLYDAHRSRVPVLAIASHIPSDEIGSQYFQETRPTELFRDCTVFCEMVLSPDQMPRLLEIAMRTAIEKRGVAVLVMAGDTALEGAVDERVFTVRRTDPVTMPSPAELQEAAATLNSCGNVTILAGAGVEGAREEVLALADALGAPIVHALRGKEFIEHDNPFDVGMTGLLGFASGYRAMEDCDALLMLGTDFPYQQFYPKHAKILQIDIRGEQLGRRVPLTQGMVGGVRETAEALLPLLERKSNRTHLEKSLDHYRRTRKQLDDLEKQGPGTIHPQHLAHLIDKLADDDAVFLPDVGTPVIWACRHLHIGARRRLIGSFWHGTMAAATPLGLGAQAVDRNRQVVILAGDGGLAMMLGELLTAVQHKLPIKIVVFDNAALSFVEVEMKAAGIVNFGTGLENPDFGAVAQAVGMHGESVTRPEDLEGALRRAFAYDGPALVSVAVERQELSMPPKIEAKQATGFAVYAMRTVLAGNGRELIDLAKANARQLL